The DNA region TGCATGGGCATTTATGCGCGCGGCCCGAGCCGCGCGGTCCGGCGATCTGGGAGTGGACCCGTTATTGTGTCCAGCCGCTCAAGCGCGGGCGGTCGAAATGGGGTGAGGTCGCAGCGCGCGTGCAACTCGCCGGCATGGAGTGGCTGTTCATGCATGGCGTGCGCGACGTCGTCGTCGAGTACAATCCGAAATTCATCGATCGCCATCTCGAGATGGGCTTCGAGGTGAATTTGTTGGGGCTACCGGTGGAAATGGAAGGCGAACAGGTCGTAGCGGTACACATGCGATTCGATTTCAGCACGCTCTATCAGACCCGCGCATGTCTGGGTGTGCCGGGCCCAATCCTGATGACCGAACCCATCGCTGCAACGGCCTAGTCGGCGCTTCGCGCATGTGCGCCCGCCATCGATTCCACGAACTCAACGATCGCGGTGCGTATCGTGGGATCCGCGATCGTCATGAACGCTTTCAAAAGCCGGAGTCCCTCACCGGGATCCGGCGCTCCGCTGCCTGTGTCGCCCGGCTCGGTTGAGCGCGTCTGTGAACATGTCATCTGAAAATCCACGTCTGGAGAATTGAAGGAATGTCTGGGCGCGACGAGGAGATCAACGAGTTGTTGTCGACGGTTTCCAAGCTTAACGAAGTGGCAGCGCGGAACCAACTGCGCTTTGCCACCCAGCTTCTTGATATGCTCCAACTCGAATTGACCATGGTCATGTTCGGCTACTCGGACCTCGACGATTGCCCGGCTGAGGATTCTTCCGGCAAGCCAGTCGATCGTTCTCGGGTATCCAAGCGTCCTCGCATGCGGGCGCGGGGGCGGCGTTTGTGAGCGCTCTGCCGCGATGTCCAGCGCAGCGCCGCGATGCGCTCTCGGGCCTTCTTCGATAAAGAGTGCGTGCTGGTCGCCGCTTTGCCGCGCAATTGGCGCTCGAGATCGGTGAGAGAGCGTACGAGAGCGTCGATGCGCCGTGAGCTTTTGGCGAGTCCGTGCTCTGTCTTTTCCCAACGGTACGGCGCGGCCACGAATTGATAGGCTGCTCGCCAAGCAGCGATCGACAACAATAGCCAGTTCAGCGGTGTGAGAAGCAGTATCCATGCCGTCGGCAACAGTCCGCGTCGGCTGAGGCCAATCCATGCGAGCAAGGCCGAGGTGAAATAGCCAACGAGAACATTGATTCCATACAACGCCGCAAGGATGGCGACAGTCGTCTCGTTTTCTTCGCCTGCAGGCGGGCCGGCTATGACGAACGCGACGGCGCCGGCGAGGAAGAACGGATGTACCAGGGCTCCCAGCACGTTGCCGCCGACCGCGAACTGGAAGGCGAAAAAGCCTGCGGGGCCGAGGTCGTGTAACAATCGGCGCGGCTGGCGCATGTGTACGCACCATGTCTGCATCCAGCCTTTGAACCACCGCGTTCGCTGGCGCAGCCACGGCCCGAGGCGCGCCGGCGCTTCTTCATAAGTCGTTGAGTCGATCACGGCCGAGCGATAGCCCAGGCGCGCGAGCCGCATGCCGAGGTCGGCATCCTCAGTCACGTTGTAAGGATCCCAGGCTCCGATCTTGC from Pseudolabrys taiwanensis includes:
- a CDS encoding acyl-homoserine-lactone synthase, which encodes MEIKVLQGIRPGCDRLLEGAFKLRHRVFVDEKRWEDLRKPDGREVDQFDGPQCIYVLALERNSVIGHMRMTPTTHPHLLADVHGHLCARPEPRGPAIWEWTRYCVQPLKRGRSKWGEVAARVQLAGMEWLFMHGVRDVVVEYNPKFIDRHLEMGFEVNLLGLPVEMEGEQVVAVHMRFDFSTLYQTRACLGVPGPILMTEPIAATA